The following coding sequences lie in one Polluticoccus soli genomic window:
- a CDS encoding T9SS type A sorting domain-containing protein has protein sequence MKHTILISSLLLLLLTVFSASAQTGERGRITGDFSPSATCTVHYSLSPIPVTDNNLVLEISVTSAFELNAHIIDADNKEMIDLETQTVTRRMGKNIDISSLSPGNYYVEFMYGENQETYKVAFSKP, from the coding sequence ATGAAACACACAATCCTGATCTCCTCATTACTCTTGCTGCTTTTGACGGTTTTTTCGGCCAGCGCACAAACTGGCGAACGCGGACGGATAACCGGAGACTTTAGCCCGAGTGCCACATGCACCGTTCACTATTCGCTGTCACCTATTCCGGTTACCGACAATAACCTGGTACTGGAGATAAGCGTCACTTCGGCTTTTGAGCTGAACGCTCACATCATTGATGCTGATAACAAGGAGATGATCGATCTGGAAACTCAGACCGTTACCCGCAGGATGGGGAAAAACATAGATATATCCAGCCTGTCTCCCGGCAATTACTATGTTGAATTCATGTATGGCGAGAACCAGGAGACTTACAAGGTAGCCTTTAGTAAACCTTAA
- a CDS encoding LamG-like jellyroll fold domain-containing protein, translating into MKHQLQRAWRLAILLLPVLLLSFVRAEASHFRYGSLSWSKTATNGTVKFSFKAAFRRTSYSGTGTDSRPIVGDIITETTGATALNFGDNTNTGTLRFVVTSYSVAEDWILGEALEPNTNNAGIPHAYAGNGPYVAAVAGSARVATLNNGANGGYRMETSVTPFGTNSSPVTSQPPIVTLPASTSASFTVVGSDPNGDNLRYRLATSTESGVPAPAGLTINANTGVVTWNTSTLNQANLWTVQVMIEDLDGNGNVKTKTPIDFLMKIVPVVGVAPSVAINQSSPISVCNSSVNFTVTATDPDAGATVTLAAAGMPAGASMSPSLPATGSTGLSSNFSWTPTASQTGSFVVNFTVTDNTGQQTQQSMIINVSSPTATVANKTICVGQSTTLTAATNANNPTYLWSPGGANTQSITVSPGSTTIYTVTVSDGALACSTSATGTVTVNQLPNVVATSNSPVNQGGTITASATGATNYTWSGPNNYIAAGSGFSINNAQAINAGVYTVEGTDGNNCKNTASTTVLVAPAATALNFDGVDDYVNINNTLGNFGTGDFTVEMNVRTTQTSNFYLIGKRAICDASNFWNIGVGGGKPGMEINNGVSGGSLNSTIAINNGQWHHLAITRKGTTMSIYIDGALNITGTVSLFNLTNTSVLQLGSNVCNNQNPSLKYIGDMDEVRIWNRALCAAEISNNKNCELPAGQTGLLAYYKFNQGFVGVANTGVSTLVDETGNNNGTLQNFALNGTTSNWMTGNVSGACAAYTVPVATITPAGSTTVCGGSVVLNASTGTGYTYQWKLNGNNIANANAATYTATISGNYTVEVSTTNCPVLSSAVSVTINPVPTIAASNNGPVGQGSAVTLTASGNATSYSWSGPNNYSASGTSATITNAQSVNAGIYTLIGTNAQGCKDTVVTTVEVSTIPAGALNFDGSNDRVVLQPTIANLQNFTVEAWVKWNGVNYATIYAEGLTSSLNPMFSLTMRSNGYELVLRNGAAVGLVANPTSSPVAPNQWAHVAFVRTSATTGQLFVNGVKTEDFTFADPGFIQTNVATLGVRQRSQFDGFLNGSLDEVRIWDRALCQGEIQNNMNCQLGGGQAGLISYYQFNQGFLNANNNAVNTLLDASGHNNNGTLNSMALNGATSNWVAGNIGGSCATFAPPVAVITPAGPTTVCDATVVLNGQTGTGYNYQWKLNGNDIPNANSASYTATTSGSYTLEVNANGCIDKSAAVNVTINAAPVFAACPSNIEVATTSTTCNAVVNYTTSVTGTPAPAVTYTLSGATAGSGAGNGSGLTFNKGVTTVAVTAANSCGTAQCSFTVTVNDNVNPVVVTKNITAYLNASGVATIAAADVNNGSSDNCGTVSLSLIGTTTTTGTICATGVEHGNSAVLTAPAGAVISAINFASYGLPNGSCGNFTTSSCHSASSMSVVSNLAIGQNSVTIPASNDLFGDPCFGAGKRLYIQATYQMTTPANVPLLSFNCGMVGSNTVTLVGKDATGNTSSATAIVTVLDTIKPVLNIPANITVNCNGSSGPAATGNASATDICGATVSFTDASTQSANINSAAHYNYVISRTWTAKDASNNTVSAVQTITVQDVTKPTINCPSAITIACDGDSSISTTGTATANDNCGPVMITRSDVSTQSANVNDVAHYNYTITRTWVAKDVTGNSNSCTQVISVEDAAAPTVTNCPSTVTVNCQDDTTPESLGAMTADDNCSPVTITHSDVSTQDANVNNAGHYNYVITRTWTATDVTGNSNGCTQTITVQDVTKPGITVPASVTLNCQDDNSTTANGTATGIDNCSPVAITYSDASTQNTNVNNAGHYNYVITRTWTATDVTGNSTSADQTITVQDVTKPGITVPANVTLNCQDDNSTSANGTATGTDNCSPVAITYSDASTQNANVNNAGHYNYVITRTWTATDVTGNATSANQVITVQDVTKPSITCPANKTVSCKTSVADNGTATGSDNCSPVAITSSDVSTQNSNPANSGYYNYTITRTWKATDVSGNFTTCDQVITVHALNNAAVAVSPVNTINANHQIHTIYLGYGPQSVSLSSTVQDGVGPRSYSWTPITGSVTPASATTSVSPLVSTTYTVTITDGTGCSITQSMPVQVIDVRCGNKVKICHYPPGNPANTQQQCLPTSAIAAHLAHGCVLGDCPSNKNSGTGDGEEGDNHGVEAMVTTDVKVYPNPNTGAFTVELPAGLEKSEVVITDMAGKVIQKQTALEGNKLQFDLGPVARGMYMLHLTNGSQNFRTRISVQ; encoded by the coding sequence ATGAAACACCAGTTGCAACGGGCATGGCGTCTCGCCATTTTACTGCTTCCCGTTCTCTTGCTTTCGTTCGTCAGAGCGGAGGCCTCGCACTTCCGTTACGGATCGTTGAGTTGGTCGAAGACGGCCACTAACGGTACCGTGAAATTCAGCTTTAAAGCCGCCTTCCGGCGCACCAGTTATTCTGGTACTGGTACGGATAGCCGCCCCATAGTTGGTGACATCATCACCGAAACTACAGGTGCTACGGCCCTGAACTTTGGTGATAACACGAACACCGGCACACTGCGATTTGTTGTAACGTCTTATAGTGTTGCTGAAGATTGGATACTGGGTGAGGCGTTGGAGCCGAATACCAACAATGCAGGTATTCCCCACGCATATGCAGGTAACGGCCCTTACGTAGCGGCAGTAGCCGGCAGCGCCAGGGTGGCTACCCTGAATAACGGTGCCAACGGTGGGTATAGGATGGAAACCTCGGTAACACCTTTCGGAACAAACAGCTCCCCGGTTACATCTCAGCCCCCCATCGTAACGCTGCCTGCATCTACTTCAGCCAGTTTTACAGTAGTGGGTTCAGATCCTAACGGTGACAACTTACGTTACCGCCTTGCTACGTCTACAGAAAGTGGAGTGCCTGCGCCGGCTGGTTTGACGATTAATGCCAATACCGGTGTTGTAACGTGGAATACGTCTACGCTTAACCAGGCCAACCTGTGGACTGTCCAGGTGATGATCGAAGATCTGGATGGCAATGGCAACGTAAAAACCAAAACGCCGATCGACTTCCTGATGAAGATCGTTCCGGTGGTTGGTGTGGCTCCTTCAGTTGCTATCAACCAATCAAGCCCAATAAGCGTTTGTAATAGTTCTGTGAACTTTACCGTGACCGCCACAGATCCTGATGCCGGTGCAACGGTTACTCTCGCAGCTGCAGGTATGCCTGCAGGCGCTAGCATGTCGCCTTCGCTGCCTGCTACAGGTAGCACGGGGCTGAGCTCTAACTTTAGCTGGACCCCTACGGCAAGCCAGACAGGTTCTTTTGTTGTCAACTTTACAGTTACAGATAACACGGGTCAACAAACCCAGCAGTCGATGATCATCAACGTGTCGTCTCCAACGGCTACCGTTGCCAACAAAACTATCTGCGTGGGTCAGTCGACAACACTTACTGCTGCAACCAATGCGAACAATCCAACCTACTTGTGGAGTCCCGGTGGTGCAAACACTCAGTCTATAACGGTTTCCCCGGGTTCTACCACTATTTATACAGTAACGGTTTCTGATGGTGCTTTGGCATGTTCTACATCGGCCACCGGTACCGTAACGGTAAACCAGCTTCCAAATGTTGTTGCAACCAGCAATAGCCCGGTAAACCAAGGTGGAACAATTACCGCAAGTGCTACAGGTGCTACCAACTACACATGGAGCGGTCCAAATAATTATATAGCCGCAGGTTCTGGTTTTTCTATCAATAATGCACAAGCGATCAATGCCGGTGTGTATACGGTAGAAGGAACTGATGGCAACAACTGTAAGAATACTGCATCAACCACGGTTCTTGTAGCTCCTGCTGCTACTGCGCTGAACTTTGATGGTGTTGACGATTACGTTAACATCAATAACACGCTTGGCAACTTCGGCACAGGAGACTTTACTGTTGAAATGAACGTGCGCACCACGCAAACGTCGAACTTCTACCTGATAGGCAAACGTGCTATCTGCGACGCAAGCAACTTTTGGAATATCGGCGTTGGTGGTGGTAAGCCTGGCATGGAGATCAATAATGGCGTTTCAGGCGGTAGTCTGAACAGCACCATAGCGATCAACAATGGTCAATGGCACCACCTTGCAATTACCAGGAAAGGAACTACGATGTCAATATATATTGATGGTGCTCTGAACATAACAGGTACAGTGTCTTTGTTCAACCTGACAAATACCAGCGTACTGCAACTGGGTAGCAATGTGTGTAACAACCAGAACCCATCTTTGAAGTATATAGGCGATATGGACGAAGTTCGTATCTGGAACCGTGCACTTTGCGCGGCTGAGATCAGCAACAACAAAAACTGTGAATTACCTGCAGGTCAAACAGGCTTGCTGGCTTATTATAAATTTAACCAAGGTTTTGTTGGTGTTGCAAATACCGGCGTATCTACCCTTGTTGACGAAACAGGTAATAATAATGGCACGCTGCAAAACTTTGCATTAAACGGCACAACCTCTAACTGGATGACCGGCAATGTAAGTGGAGCATGCGCAGCGTATACTGTACCCGTTGCTACTATTACACCAGCAGGTTCTACTACAGTTTGTGGTGGTTCAGTAGTACTGAACGCCAGCACAGGCACAGGTTATACTTACCAGTGGAAACTTAATGGTAATAACATAGCTAACGCTAATGCTGCAACGTATACTGCAACTATCAGCGGCAACTACACAGTTGAAGTATCAACAACAAACTGCCCGGTACTTTCTTCTGCAGTTAGCGTAACGATCAATCCTGTTCCGACTATCGCCGCATCAAACAATGGTCCGGTTGGCCAGGGCAGCGCAGTGACACTGACTGCTTCTGGTAATGCTACCTCCTATAGCTGGAGTGGCCCTAATAACTACTCAGCCAGCGGCACTTCGGCAACCATTACAAACGCACAGTCAGTTAATGCCGGTATCTATACACTTATCGGCACTAACGCACAAGGCTGTAAGGATACTGTTGTAACGACGGTTGAAGTTAGTACGATACCTGCCGGAGCTTTGAACTTTGATGGATCAAACGATCGCGTTGTGCTCCAGCCGACAATTGCTAACCTGCAGAACTTTACTGTAGAAGCCTGGGTAAAATGGAATGGTGTTAATTACGCTACTATATATGCCGAAGGTCTTACATCGTCGCTGAACCCAATGTTCTCGCTGACCATGAGGTCTAACGGTTATGAGCTGGTATTAAGAAATGGTGCTGCAGTGGGCCTGGTGGCTAACCCTACCAGCAGCCCGGTTGCTCCTAACCAGTGGGCACACGTAGCTTTCGTGCGTACGTCTGCTACAACAGGCCAGCTGTTTGTGAATGGTGTGAAAACAGAAGATTTCACCTTTGCTGATCCAGGATTTATTCAAACGAATGTTGCAACACTTGGTGTTCGCCAGCGCTCGCAGTTTGATGGTTTCCTGAATGGTAGCCTGGATGAAGTACGTATCTGGGATCGCGCACTATGCCAGGGCGAGATACAAAATAATATGAACTGCCAGCTTGGTGGTGGCCAGGCAGGCCTTATATCTTACTATCAATTCAACCAGGGTTTCCTGAATGCGAACAACAACGCAGTAAACACTCTGCTGGATGCTAGTGGTCATAATAATAATGGTACCCTGAATTCGATGGCGCTTAACGGTGCAACATCGAACTGGGTTGCGGGTAACATCGGCGGTAGCTGCGCTACTTTTGCTCCGCCTGTTGCGGTTATTACACCTGCAGGTCCTACTACTGTTTGCGATGCTACAGTGGTATTGAATGGGCAAACAGGTACTGGTTATAATTATCAATGGAAACTCAACGGAAACGATATTCCAAATGCAAACAGTGCAAGCTATACGGCTACAACCAGTGGTAGCTACACCCTGGAAGTGAATGCCAACGGTTGCATAGATAAATCGGCAGCAGTTAATGTAACAATAAATGCCGCGCCGGTATTTGCTGCCTGTCCATCTAATATCGAGGTGGCAACAACATCGACAACTTGTAATGCTGTAGTCAACTACACAACAAGTGTAACCGGTACACCTGCTCCCGCAGTAACCTATACACTGAGTGGCGCTACAGCCGGTTCTGGTGCAGGGAATGGTTCTGGTCTTACCTTCAATAAAGGTGTGACAACCGTTGCCGTTACTGCTGCCAATTCTTGCGGTACAGCACAATGCTCATTCACCGTTACTGTAAATGATAATGTGAATCCAGTGGTAGTCACTAAGAATATCACTGCTTATTTGAACGCGAGCGGTGTGGCAACTATCGCAGCGGCCGATGTGAACAATGGTTCTTCAGACAACTGCGGAACAGTGAGCCTGAGCCTGATAGGTACAACTACAACAACAGGCACTATTTGTGCTACCGGTGTTGAGCACGGCAACAGTGCGGTTCTGACGGCTCCTGCCGGCGCTGTGATCTCTGCTATCAACTTTGCCAGCTATGGTCTGCCGAATGGATCTTGTGGAAACTTTACAACAAGCAGCTGCCACTCGGCCAGCAGTATGTCTGTAGTTTCTAACCTGGCAATTGGCCAGAATTCAGTAACCATTCCTGCTAGCAATGACCTGTTTGGTGATCCTTGCTTCGGTGCAGGTAAACGCCTGTATATACAAGCGACTTATCAGATGACGACGCCTGCCAATGTTCCTTTACTGAGCTTTAACTGCGGCATGGTAGGTAGTAACACAGTAACGCTGGTGGGTAAAGATGCCACCGGTAATACTTCATCTGCTACCGCGATCGTAACCGTATTGGATACGATCAAACCTGTACTGAATATACCAGCAAACATCACTGTTAACTGCAATGGTTCATCAGGTCCGGCTGCAACAGGTAATGCTTCTGCAACTGATATTTGTGGTGCAACTGTAAGCTTTACTGACGCAAGTACACAAAGCGCGAACATAAACAGCGCGGCACACTACAACTATGTTATTAGCCGTACATGGACAGCTAAAGACGCGAGCAATAATACTGTGTCTGCCGTTCAGACAATAACTGTTCAAGACGTAACTAAACCAACTATCAATTGCCCCTCGGCTATCACTATCGCCTGCGACGGTGACAGCTCAATATCTACCACGGGTACGGCAACGGCTAATGATAATTGCGGTCCTGTAATGATCACTCGCAGTGACGTTAGCACACAAAGCGCTAATGTGAACGATGTTGCTCATTACAACTATACGATCACTCGTACATGGGTTGCGAAAGATGTAACTGGCAACAGCAACAGCTGTACACAGGTAATTTCTGTAGAAGATGCTGCTGCGCCAACAGTTACTAACTGTCCATCGACTGTAACTGTAAACTGCCAGGATGATACAACACCTGAGTCACTTGGTGCAATGACTGCGGATGATAACTGCAGTCCGGTAACTATTACTCATAGCGATGTGAGCACCCAGGATGCAAACGTGAACAATGCTGGTCACTATAACTATGTGATCACTCGTACATGGACGGCAACTGATGTAACAGGCAACAGCAATGGCTGCACGCAAACCATCACAGTACAGGATGTAACTAAACCTGGTATCACTGTACCTGCAAGCGTTACGCTGAACTGCCAGGATGATAATTCAACTACAGCTAATGGTACTGCAACAGGTATAGACAACTGCTCACCGGTTGCTATTACTTACAGCGATGCCAGCACGCAGAATACTAATGTGAACAACGCTGGTCATTACAACTACGTGATCACTCGTACATGGACAGCAACTGATGTAACTGGTAACAGCACTTCGGCTGATCAGACAATCACGGTACAGGATGTAACTAAACCTGGTATCACAGTTCCTGCAAACGTCACCCTGAATTGCCAGGATGATAATTCAACTTCGGCTAATGGTACTGCTACCGGTACAGACAACTGCTCACCGGTTGCTATTACTTACAGCGATGCCAGCACTCAGAATGCTAACGTGAATAACGCAGGTCATTACAATTATGTAATTACCCGTACATGGACAGCGACTGACGTGACCGGTAACGCTACATCAGCTAACCAGGTGATCACTGTACAGGACGTTACTAAACCAAGCATTACATGTCCTGCTAACAAAACAGTAAGCTGTAAGACAAGTGTAGCAGACAATGGTACTGCAACTGGTTCTGATAATTGCTCTCCAGTTGCCATAACAAGCAGCGACGTAAGCACTCAGAATAGCAACCCAGCCAACAGCGGTTACTACAACTACACGATCACCCGCACATGGAAAGCAACTGACGTGTCAGGTAACTTTACTACCTGCGACCAGGTGATCACAGTTCATGCGCTGAACAATGCAGCAGTTGCAGTGAGCCCTGTGAACACGATCAATGCCAACCACCAGATTCATACGATCTACCTGGGTTATGGTCCACAATCGGTATCGCTGAGCTCAACGGTTCAGGATGGTGTTGGTCCACGCAGCTACAGCTGGACACCTATCACTGGAAGTGTTACCCCTGCTTCTGCTACGACATCGGTTAGCCCGCTGGTAAGCACAACCTATACGGTAACTATTACCGACGGTACGGGTTGCAGCATCACGCAAAGCATGCCGGTGCAGGTAATAGATGTACGTTGTGGCAACAAAGTGAAGATCTGCCATTATCCTCCGGGCAACCCTGCTAACACACAACAACAGTGTCTGCCAACATCAGCTATCGCTGCCCACCTGGCACACGGCTGTGTATTGGGCGACTGTCCGAGCAACAAGAACAGCGGAACTGGTGACGGTGAAGAAGGTGATAACCACGGTGTAGAAGCTATGGTAACTACAGATGTGAAAGTATACCCGAATCCGAACACTGGCGCGTTCACGGTAGAACTGCCAGCTGGTCTTGAGAAGTCAGAAGTTGTGATCACGGATATGGCAGGTAAGGTTATCCAGAAACAAACTGCTCTTGAAGGCAACAAACTGCAGTTCGACCTCGGTCCGGTTGCTCGTGGCATGTACATGCTGCACCTGACCAACGGCAGTCAAAACTTCAGAACAAGGATCTCGGTTCAGTAA
- a CDS encoding YybH family protein: protein MKLYITLLAMALSVAAFAGNKDEQAIRTMLMKQVTEWNKGNIEGYMKGYWEDDSLLFIGKSGPTYGYTPTLNRYKKSYPDAEKMGKLTSTIVSLSKLSDKYYFVVGKWHLERTVGNLEGSYTLLLKKIDDVWVIVADHSS from the coding sequence ATGAAACTATACATAACCTTGCTTGCCATGGCACTGTCCGTGGCGGCATTTGCCGGCAATAAAGATGAACAGGCCATCCGCACCATGCTGATGAAACAAGTGACCGAGTGGAACAAGGGCAATATAGAAGGCTATATGAAAGGATACTGGGAAGACGACAGCCTGCTGTTCATCGGCAAGAGCGGACCAACCTATGGTTATACGCCCACCCTCAACCGCTATAAAAAGTCTTACCCCGATGCTGAGAAGATGGGCAAGCTGACTTCCACCATTGTGAGCTTGTCAAAGCTGTCAGACAAATACTACTTCGTGGTAGGCAAATGGCACCTTGAGCGAACTGTAGGCAACCTGGAGGGGTCGTATACATTACTATTAAAGAAGATTGATGACGTATGGGTCATCGTTGCCGATCATAGTTCGTAG
- a CDS encoding glycine--tRNA ligase: MVLPIFATVMANENTLQNIIAHCKEYGFIFQSSEIYDGLAAVYDYGQYGSELKKNIRDYWWKSMTQMHENIVGIDAAIFMHPTVWKASGHVDNFSDPMIDNKDSNKRYRVDHLIEGYVETLDKEKGDALLAQMDQLLAANDFAGLKTLIEDNKIKCAISGTVNWTDIRQFNLMFATEMGSVADDANLVYLRPETAQGIFVNFLNVQKTGRMKIPFGIAQTGKAFRNEIVARQFIFRMREFEQMEMQFFVRPGDQMKWYEYWKETRMKWHLSLGIPQERYRFHDHVKLAHYADAACDIEYDFPMGFKEVEGIHSRTDFDLKQHQQYSGKKLTYFDTELNQHYVPYVVETSIGLDRCFMMVLSQAYKEEDLSADGKEDSRVVLSLPAMLAPIKLAVLPLTKKDGLPEIARELIDQCKPYFKCFFEEKDSIGKRYRRQDAIGTPFCVTIDHQTKEDQTVTVRHRDSMTQERIPLASVRDMVMKAIQAF; the protein is encoded by the coding sequence ATGGTTTTACCTATTTTTGCCACCGTTATGGCAAACGAGAATACCCTGCAGAATATAATTGCACATTGTAAAGAATACGGATTCATTTTCCAGTCGAGCGAGATATATGATGGCCTGGCGGCTGTTTACGACTACGGTCAGTACGGCTCCGAGCTGAAGAAGAACATACGCGACTACTGGTGGAAAAGCATGACCCAGATGCACGAGAACATTGTGGGTATCGATGCGGCCATCTTTATGCACCCCACAGTATGGAAGGCGAGCGGGCACGTTGACAACTTCAGCGACCCGATGATAGATAATAAGGACAGCAACAAACGCTATCGCGTAGACCACCTGATAGAAGGCTATGTGGAAACGCTGGATAAAGAAAAGGGTGACGCCCTGCTGGCCCAAATGGATCAACTGTTGGCTGCAAACGATTTCGCGGGACTGAAAACACTGATAGAAGACAATAAAATAAAATGCGCCATCAGCGGTACTGTTAACTGGACGGACATACGCCAGTTCAACCTGATGTTTGCTACCGAAATGGGTTCTGTGGCTGATGATGCTAACTTAGTTTACCTGCGTCCTGAAACGGCACAAGGTATCTTCGTCAACTTCCTGAATGTGCAGAAGACCGGCCGTATGAAAATACCTTTCGGTATCGCGCAAACAGGTAAGGCTTTCCGTAACGAGATCGTAGCACGCCAGTTCATCTTCCGCATGCGCGAATTCGAGCAGATGGAAATGCAGTTTTTCGTGCGCCCGGGCGACCAGATGAAATGGTACGAGTATTGGAAAGAAACACGCATGAAATGGCACCTGAGCCTGGGCATTCCGCAGGAACGCTACCGCTTCCACGACCACGTGAAGCTGGCCCACTATGCTGATGCAGCCTGCGATATTGAGTACGATTTCCCAATGGGCTTTAAAGAGGTAGAAGGTATCCACAGCCGCACCGATTTCGACCTGAAACAACACCAGCAGTATAGCGGTAAAAAACTTACTTATTTCGATACTGAACTGAACCAGCACTATGTGCCTTATGTTGTAGAAACATCTATAGGTCTTGACCGTTGTTTCATGATGGTGCTAAGCCAGGCTTATAAAGAAGAAGACCTAAGCGCCGATGGTAAAGAAGATAGCCGCGTAGTATTGAGCCTGCCCGCTATGCTGGCGCCCATAAAACTCGCAGTATTGCCACTGACCAAAAAAGACGGCCTACCAGAAATTGCACGTGAATTAATAGATCAGTGCAAACCATATTTCAAATGCTTCTTCGAAGAAAAAGACAGCATTGGTAAACGTTACCGCAGGCAGGATGCCATCGGTACTCCTTTCTGTGTAACGATAGACCACCAAACTAAAGAAGACCAGACAGTAACAGTGCGCCACCGCGACAGTATGACGCAGGAACGCATACCGCTGGCTTCTGTAAGAGACATGGTGATGAAAGCCATACAAGCTTTTTAG
- a CDS encoding cytochrome-c peroxidase, translating to MKRIIIAGCSLFFITATALTACKPDPSLGPDHSGDIGFEVPKGWPAPVYNFQGNTLTKEGFELGKKIFFDQRLSRDNSTACGSCHQPFAAFAHLDHDLSHGINNQLGNRNSPPIFNMNWHTSFFWDGGVNHLEVQPIGPIQNPVEMGEQLEHVVAKLAADAEYKTMFKAAFGDETINSQRMLKALAQFMGSMVSSNSKFDKYRRGEAGGAMNESELNGLAVYQDKCAGCHKEPLFSDFEFRNNGLEPNALNDSGRARITHLPGDMRKFKTPSLRNLKYTPPYMHDGRFTTLEQVLDHYASGVKQSPTLDPMLQNGIQLTTQQRTDLLAFLNTLNDEEFVKDKRFQELK from the coding sequence ATGAAGCGGATCATTATAGCAGGTTGCTCTCTATTCTTTATTACTGCAACGGCATTAACCGCCTGCAAGCCTGATCCTTCGCTCGGACCTGACCATAGTGGCGACATCGGTTTCGAAGTGCCTAAGGGCTGGCCGGCACCGGTTTACAATTTCCAGGGCAATACACTGACCAAAGAAGGTTTTGAGCTGGGTAAAAAGATATTTTTCGATCAAAGGCTTTCGCGAGATAATTCTACTGCATGCGGGAGCTGTCACCAGCCGTTTGCAGCGTTTGCGCACCTCGATCACGACCTGAGCCACGGTATTAACAACCAGCTTGGCAACCGTAACTCTCCGCCTATTTTCAACATGAACTGGCATACCAGCTTCTTTTGGGATGGCGGCGTGAACCACCTTGAAGTGCAACCCATTGGCCCTATACAGAACCCTGTGGAAATGGGTGAGCAGCTGGAACACGTAGTGGCAAAGCTGGCCGCAGATGCTGAATACAAAACAATGTTCAAGGCAGCATTTGGCGATGAGACCATCAACTCGCAGCGCATGCTGAAAGCACTGGCGCAGTTCATGGGATCAATGGTTTCCAGCAATTCAAAGTTTGATAAATACAGGCGAGGCGAAGCCGGCGGTGCTATGAACGAGAGTGAACTGAATGGCCTTGCTGTTTACCAGGATAAATGTGCGGGTTGTCATAAAGAACCGTTGTTCTCAGATTTCGAGTTCCGCAACAATGGGCTGGAGCCAAACGCACTCAACGACAGTGGCCGTGCACGTATCACGCACCTGCCGGGCGATATGCGCAAGTTCAAAACACCATCGCTGCGCAACCTGAAATACACACCGCCATATATGCACGATGGCAGATTCACGACGCTTGAGCAGGTGCTCGACCACTATGCAAGTGGCGTAAAACAATCGCCTACGCTTGACCCGATGCTGCAAAACGGCATACAGCTGACTACGCAGCAACGCACAGACTTGTTAGCGTTCCTAAATACCCTCAATGATGAGGAGTTCGTAAAAGATAAAAGATTCCAGGAACTGAAATAA
- a CDS encoding response regulator transcription factor → MTTKAKKASLLVVEDEESLREALKLNLELEGYEITTADNGPSVIKMVKNEYFDLIILDIMLPDMDGITVCETIRMQHNDVPIMFLSARNTGADRVEGLKKGGDDYMTKPFNLEELLLRVEKLIVKNKKIKDPHAVPDVYKFDGCTIDFAAHECIDVNGKTQELSKKEAALLKLLVEHEGEVVSREHILQVVWGYNVYPTTRTIDNFILNFRKHFEHDSRNPKHFHSVRGIGYKFTA, encoded by the coding sequence ATGACGACAAAAGCTAAGAAAGCCTCACTGTTAGTGGTAGAAGATGAAGAAAGCCTTCGTGAAGCCCTGAAACTAAACCTGGAACTGGAAGGTTATGAGATAACCACTGCAGACAACGGCCCATCAGTCATCAAAATGGTCAAGAACGAGTACTTTGACCTTATTATCCTCGACATCATGCTGCCCGACATGGACGGAATCACGGTATGCGAGACCATCAGGATGCAGCACAACGATGTTCCTATTATGTTCCTTTCTGCCCGCAATACCGGCGCCGACAGGGTAGAAGGCCTGAAAAAAGGCGGCGACGACTACATGACCAAGCCTTTTAACCTGGAAGAGCTGCTGTTGCGGGTAGAGAAGCTGATAGTGAAGAATAAAAAGATCAAAGACCCGCATGCGGTACCCGACGTATATAAGTTTGACGGGTGCACGATAGATTTTGCCGCCCACGAGTGCATAGATGTGAACGGAAAGACACAGGAGTTGAGCAAAAAAGAGGCTGCCCTGCTGAAATTACTGGTAGAACACGAAGGGGAAGTGGTGAGCCGCGAGCATATTTTACAGGTGGTATGGGGGTACAACGTATATCCAACCACGCGTACAATAGACAACTTCATACTCAACTTCCGGAAGCATTTTGAGCACGATAGCCGCAATCCGAAGCACTTTCACTCGGTAAGGGGTATTGGATATAAGTTCACGGCATAA